GAACTTCATCGGTACGCGCGCGGCCATGATGCCGCATGCCGGGCTCGCCGGAAAGGAATCCGCAGCATAGAGCAACGTCCACAAGAAGCCCTCGGCGAACGAGGCTTATCGAGGAAAACTTCCAAGGAGGATGAAATGAAGTCTATCAAACGCGTTGCGCAACTATTCACGACCGCCGCGTGTCTGGCCCTGGCGACCACCGTCGCCAACGCCGCGGACTGCAAGGATCCGAAACAGTTGGTGTTCTCGATCATCCCGACCGAGGAGACGACGCAGGAACTCGGCATTTACAAGCCACTGCTGGCGGCCCTCAGGCAGAAGACCGGCAAGAGCATCGAATTCTTCATGCCGACCTCCTATGCCTCGGTGATCGAGGGCATGGTGAACGGCTGGGTGCACATCGGCGTGCATGGTCCCAACTCCTACGTGCTGGCCCGCGAGAAGGACCCCACGCTGATGGTGTTCGCGACCTACACCAAGGTGAAGGGGCACTTCCAGGAAGAGGGACCCGGATACCGCGCGGTTCTGGTTTCGCGGTCGGATTCCAAGTTCGACAGCATCGAGGCGCTCAGGGGCACCGTGGTTGGCCTTGCCGACCCGGCCAGCACATCCGGAAACCTGATGCCGCGCATGGTGTTCGGGGAAGTGATCGGCACCGGTCAGGACATCGAGAAATATTTCTCCAAAGTCGTTTACACGGGCGGACACGACCAGTCCGGTCTGGCGGTCAAGGAAGGTCGCGTCGACAGCGCGTTCGTTGCGACCCATCGCCTCGACAACGTCATCGGCCGCGGCCTTGCAAAGCCGGAAGACTACCGTGTGATCTGGCAATCCGGGATCATTCCGCAGGATCCGCTGGTCTATCGCACCGATCTTTGCGAGCCCATTCTCGCCGCGATCAGGGACGCATTCCTCACGCTGCACGAAAACCCCGAGGCAAAGCCGTTCTTCGATGGCATCAAGTCCACGCGGTACGTCCCCATGCAGGATAGCGATTACGATATCATTCGCCAGCTCGCCGCAGCCAAGAAGGCACAGTGAATCGATGCGACGCTCGGGTCGGACGGCGACAACCGCCCGGCCCGAACGGCACGACGGAGGCCCGAATGGCGATCCTCGAAGTCCGAGGTTTGAAGGTCAGCTACGATGCGCGTGGACCACAGATCCTGAAGGGAATAGATTTCTCGGTGGACGAGGGGGATTTCTGCGCGATCATCGGTCCGAGCGGCGCCGGCAAATCGACACTCATCCGCTGCATCAACCGTCTGGTGGAGCCGAGCGAAGGGCGCATCGAGCTCTTCGGGCAATCGGTGACAGAGCTCGGCGTCGGGGACCTCAGGCGCCTGCGGCGGCGCATCGGGATGATTTTTCAGGAATTCAACCTCGTCAATCGCATGTCCGTCATGGACAATGTGCTGTCCGGCAGGCTCGGCTATACAGGCGTGTTTCGGAGCTTGTTCAAGCACTTTCCGCGCAGGGACATCGAAAGGGCGATCGACATTCTCACTCGGGTCGGTCTCACCGACCATATCGACAAGCGAGCCGATGAACTCTCGGGCGGTCAGCGCCAACGTGTCGGCATCGCCCGTGCGCTGATGCAGGAGCCACAGCTGCTCCTGCTGGACGAGCCGACTTCCGCGCTCGATCCGAAAATCTCCCGGGATGTCATGGGCCTGATCAAGAACCTCGCGCAGGAGTTCAAGGTGCCCGTGCTCTGCAACATCCACGATGTGCAGCTCGCCATGGAAACATGCAACCGCATCATCGGATTGCAGGACGGGTACAAGAAATTCGATGGTCCGACGGAGACCATGAGCAAGAAAAATCTCGAAGAGATTTATGCCATGGAGGTGCTGTGATGGGGGCGACCGAGGCAGCCGCCGCATCCGAGGGCCTCGCTCGCTACCTCGCCAACACGCGCAGGCGCAGGCTCAACAACTGGCTCCTGTTCGGCGGCGCCGTGCTGGTGCTGGCATGGTGCTTCTGGGACACCATCGTGTTCGATACCGACTGGGGGCGGATGGGCGGGCTCCTGGGGGTCGCGGGCACGCTGCAGCGATTCTTGTGGGTGGACTGGTCGATCGCGCCGAACCTGATCCTGCCGGCCATCGAGACGCTGATGATGGCGACACTCGGCACCCTGCTGGGATGCGTCCTCGCGTTGCCGGTCGCCTGGTTCGGCGCCGCCAACGTGACTCCGAGCCGCTATTTTTTCTATCCGCTCGGGCGGTTCCTGATGGTGCTGAGCAGGTCGATCCACGAGATCATCTGGGCCCTGCTGTTCGTCGGGGCCGTCGGCCTCGGAGCCTTGCCCGGCATACTGGCGGTGGCCATGCGCTCGATCGGCTTCATTTCCAAGATCACCGCCGAGGCGATCGAGAATATCGATCCCAAACCGATCGAGGCCATCAAAGCGGTCGGC
The sequence above is a segment of the Hyphomicrobiales bacterium genome. Coding sequences within it:
- the phnE gene encoding phosphonate ABC transporter, permease protein PhnE, with the protein product MGATEAAAASEGLARYLANTRRRRLNNWLLFGGAVLVLAWCFWDTIVFDTDWGRMGGLLGVAGTLQRFLWVDWSIAPNLILPAIETLMMATLGTLLGCVLALPVAWFGAANVTPSRYFFYPLGRFLMVLSRSIHEIIWALLFVGAVGLGALPGILAVAMRSIGFISKITAEAIENIDPKPIEAIKAVGGNQFQVMYYGIVPQILPVIIGTIIFEWDINIRRSAVMGLVGAGGLGLAFYRQMAMFNYGGVTLVILTVLLLIIIGEIVSHYARKAVI
- the phnC gene encoding phosphonate ABC transporter ATP-binding protein, with product MAILEVRGLKVSYDARGPQILKGIDFSVDEGDFCAIIGPSGAGKSTLIRCINRLVEPSEGRIELFGQSVTELGVGDLRRLRRRIGMIFQEFNLVNRMSVMDNVLSGRLGYTGVFRSLFKHFPRRDIERAIDILTRVGLTDHIDKRADELSGGQRQRVGIARALMQEPQLLLLDEPTSALDPKISRDVMGLIKNLAQEFKVPVLCNIHDVQLAMETCNRIIGLQDGYKKFDGPTETMSKKNLEEIYAMEVL
- the phnD gene encoding phosphate/phosphite/phosphonate ABC transporter substrate-binding protein, yielding MKSIKRVAQLFTTAACLALATTVANAADCKDPKQLVFSIIPTEETTQELGIYKPLLAALRQKTGKSIEFFMPTSYASVIEGMVNGWVHIGVHGPNSYVLAREKDPTLMVFATYTKVKGHFQEEGPGYRAVLVSRSDSKFDSIEALRGTVVGLADPASTSGNLMPRMVFGEVIGTGQDIEKYFSKVVYTGGHDQSGLAVKEGRVDSAFVATHRLDNVIGRGLAKPEDYRVIWQSGIIPQDPLVYRTDLCEPILAAIRDAFLTLHENPEAKPFFDGIKSTRYVPMQDSDYDIIRQLAAAKKAQ